One Burkholderia thailandensis E264 genomic window carries:
- a CDS encoding DUF3348 domain-containing protein — MVQVPQRSALGGPTLIRLLARLADADVPPSGQPLSDRLSQWLAWTDAIALSSALSVSPPVAAAGARPASDDPHGQGARVRASLAKAIARAGAFAAPRDGGARGAPRGAPNDAPADFTLFRHDYLSIQQAMEIDIGDLRNRLRQTMAGRTPALARLAVLDATMERALVARERSLFASVPKLLGAYFERLRQAERQRVAEAGAGPDADPHAATDPAAPAPDAWLDAFRADMQSVLLAELDIRFQPVEGLLAALRAS; from the coding sequence ATGGTGCAAGTCCCGCAACGTAGCGCGCTCGGCGGCCCGACGCTGATCCGCCTGCTCGCTCGCCTCGCGGACGCCGACGTTCCGCCGTCCGGGCAGCCGCTGTCGGACCGGCTGAGCCAATGGCTCGCGTGGACCGACGCGATCGCGCTGTCGTCCGCGCTCAGCGTGAGTCCGCCCGTCGCCGCGGCCGGCGCGCGCCCCGCCAGCGACGACCCGCACGGCCAGGGCGCGCGCGTGCGCGCGTCTCTCGCGAAGGCGATCGCCCGCGCGGGCGCGTTCGCCGCCCCACGCGACGGCGGCGCTCGCGGCGCCCCACGCGGCGCGCCGAACGACGCGCCCGCCGATTTCACGCTCTTTCGGCACGACTACCTGTCGATTCAACAGGCGATGGAGATCGACATCGGCGATCTGCGCAACCGCCTGCGCCAGACGATGGCCGGGCGAACGCCCGCGCTCGCCCGGCTCGCGGTGCTCGACGCGACGATGGAGCGCGCGCTCGTCGCCCGCGAGCGCAGCCTCTTCGCGTCCGTGCCGAAGCTGCTCGGCGCGTACTTCGAGCGCCTGCGCCAGGCCGAGCGGCAGCGCGTTGCCGAGGCCGGTGCCGGTCCTGACGCCGATCCCCATGCCGCGACAGACCCCGCCGCCCCCGCGCCGGACGCATGGCTTGACGCGTTCCGCGCGGATATGCAGAGCGTGCTGCTTGCCGAGCTAGACATTCGTTTTCAACCGGTCGAAGGGCTGCTCGCCGCCCTTCGCGCCAGCTAA
- a CDS encoding IMPACT family protein, whose product MTYTLAATYTRELEIRKSRFIAYAIPVENRDAAMAELQRLRAEHPAATHVCWALLAGGQSGMSDDGEPSGTAGRPILEVLRHHDLDGVLGAVVRYFGGVKLGAGGLVRAYTDAIAATLIDAERIERIAYARLAIEIGYPDEARVRRWIEQEGHDLVDSAYGMTVRLVIRLPATALDAARDALFDQTQGRAGFPSAD is encoded by the coding sequence ATGACCTACACGCTCGCCGCCACTTACACGCGCGAACTCGAAATCCGCAAGAGCCGCTTCATCGCGTACGCGATCCCGGTCGAGAACCGCGACGCGGCGATGGCCGAACTGCAGCGGCTGCGCGCCGAGCATCCCGCCGCGACGCACGTCTGCTGGGCATTGCTCGCGGGCGGCCAGTCCGGGATGTCCGACGACGGCGAGCCGTCCGGCACCGCCGGCCGGCCGATTCTCGAAGTGCTGCGCCATCACGATCTCGACGGCGTGCTCGGCGCCGTCGTGCGCTACTTCGGCGGCGTGAAGCTCGGCGCGGGCGGTCTCGTGCGCGCGTACACCGACGCGATCGCCGCCACGCTGATCGACGCCGAGCGCATCGAACGGATCGCATACGCGCGGCTTGCGATCGAGATCGGCTATCCGGACGAGGCGCGCGTGCGCCGCTGGATCGAGCAGGAAGGGCACGATCTCGTCGACAGCGCGTACGGAATGACCGTCAGGCTCGTGATCCGGCTGCCCGCCACGGCGCTCGACGCCGCGCGCGACGCACTGTTCGATCAGACGCAGGGGCGCGCCGGGTTTCCTTCAGCCGACTGA
- a CDS encoding OmpA family protein, with protein MSDEIDGGVEPSAPIWAAFGDLMSVLLGAFVLILVGVIGVQLELSSKLDAEVRQRQWESQRRKTLEQALAGPLAAGRVTLVNGRIGISGSVLFALNSDELQPAGRDLLKSLAGPLAAYLDANHEILMVSGFADDLQVRAGNRRFADNWELSAKRALTVTRAFIDEGVPASSVFAAAFGSEQPVSPNSDDAGRAKNRRVEIAPVPRPTTGDGEQRE; from the coding sequence ATGAGCGACGAAATCGACGGCGGCGTCGAGCCGAGCGCGCCGATCTGGGCCGCGTTCGGCGACCTGATGTCGGTGCTGCTCGGCGCGTTCGTGCTGATCCTCGTCGGCGTGATCGGCGTGCAGTTGGAACTCTCGTCGAAGCTCGACGCCGAGGTCCGGCAGCGGCAATGGGAATCGCAGCGCCGCAAGACGCTCGAACAGGCGCTGGCGGGCCCGCTCGCGGCGGGACGCGTGACGCTCGTCAACGGGCGCATCGGCATCAGCGGCAGCGTGCTGTTCGCGTTGAATTCCGACGAATTGCAGCCCGCGGGGCGCGATCTGCTGAAGAGCCTCGCCGGGCCGCTCGCGGCCTACCTCGACGCGAATCACGAGATCCTGATGGTGAGCGGCTTCGCGGACGACCTGCAAGTGCGCGCGGGCAACCGCCGCTTCGCCGACAACTGGGAATTGTCGGCGAAACGCGCGCTGACGGTGACGCGCGCGTTCATCGACGAAGGCGTGCCGGCGTCGTCGGTGTTCGCGGCCGCGTTCGGCTCCGAACAGCCGGTCAGCCCGAATTCGGACGACGCCGGGCGCGCGAAGAACCGGCGCGTCGAAATCGCGCCGGTGCCGCGGCCGACGACGGGTGACGGTGAACAGCGTGAATGA
- a CDS encoding DUF2894 domain-containing protein, whose amino-acid sequence MNDVAARARQTLDAWRERGADRLDPVRFRFIDSLLRRAAAHDGDARRLLDARLAALLDAYADDLRRAESNANAAECAASSATPTPASRPAEPARGPLAALLDYLGGRERRGAGVPAEHRAGQGASRDRVALRPEPEMLDYFRETWSKISADSQLRASLEQVPKNAGPLNSSSLVHRSLSLMRELSPEYLRQFLSYVDALSWLQQLSGDEAAASDDATRGGGAGAKKSTRKKSR is encoded by the coding sequence GTGAATGACGTCGCCGCGCGCGCGCGGCAAACGCTCGATGCATGGCGCGAGCGCGGCGCCGATCGGCTCGATCCCGTGCGCTTTCGCTTCATCGACTCGCTGCTGCGGCGGGCGGCCGCGCACGACGGCGACGCGCGCCGGCTGCTGGACGCACGGCTGGCGGCGCTGCTCGATGCGTACGCGGACGACCTTCGGCGCGCCGAATCGAACGCGAATGCGGCCGAATGCGCGGCTTCGTCTGCGACGCCAACGCCGGCATCGCGGCCGGCCGAGCCCGCACGCGGGCCGCTCGCCGCGCTGCTCGACTATCTCGGCGGCCGCGAGCGGCGCGGCGCGGGCGTTCCCGCCGAACATCGCGCGGGCCAAGGCGCAAGCCGCGACCGCGTCGCGTTGCGCCCCGAGCCGGAGATGCTCGACTACTTCCGGGAAACCTGGTCGAAGATCAGCGCGGACAGCCAGTTGCGCGCATCGCTCGAACAGGTGCCGAAGAATGCCGGGCCGCTCAATTCGAGCAGCCTCGTGCATCGGTCGCTGTCGTTGATGCGCGAACTGTCGCCCGAGTATCTGCGGCAATTCCTGTCTTACGTCGACGCGCTGTCATGGCTCCAGCAGTTGAGCGGCGACGAGGCCGCGGCGAGCGACGACGCGACGCGCGGCGGCGGCGCAGGCGCGAAGAAGAGCACGCGAAAGAAATCACGGTAG
- the ilvA gene encoding threonine ammonia-lyase, biosynthetic: MQSDDAVTETPEALTPDARPRATIAPRAGTLDDYLKLTLNARVYDVARETALERARNLSARLDNAVYLKREDNQPVFSFKLRGAYNKMAHIPADALARGVITASAGNHAQGVAFSAARMNVKAVIVVPVTTPQLKVDAVRAHGGPTVEVIQAGESYSDAYAHAVKVQAERGLTFVHPFDDPYVIAGQGTVAMGILRQHQGPIHAIFVPIGGGGLAAGVAAYVKAVRPEIKVIGVQTDDSCAMKQSLAAGKRVELAEVGLFSDGTAVKLVGEETFRLCAAYLDDVVTVDTDALCAAIKDVFQDTRSVLEPAGSLAVAGAKRYAERAGIEGETLVAITSGANMNFDRMRFVAERAEVGEAREAVFAVTIPEERGSFRRFCSLVGERNVTEFNYRIADAQSAHIFVGVQIRRRDETDEIARNFAAHGFTTVDLSGDELSKQHIRYMVGGRSPLAHDERLFRFEFPERPGALMKFLSSMAPDWNISLFHYRNQGADYSSILVGLQVPQADHAAFDRFLAALGYPCREESGNPAYRLFLG; the protein is encoded by the coding sequence ATGCAGTCAGACGACGCCGTCACGGAAACCCCCGAAGCCCTCACGCCCGACGCGCGCCCGCGCGCGACGATCGCGCCGCGCGCGGGCACGCTCGACGATTACCTCAAGCTGACGCTGAACGCGCGCGTCTACGACGTCGCGCGCGAGACGGCGCTCGAGCGCGCGCGCAACCTGTCCGCGCGGCTCGACAACGCCGTCTACCTGAAGCGCGAGGACAACCAGCCGGTGTTCTCGTTCAAGCTGCGCGGCGCGTACAACAAGATGGCGCACATCCCCGCCGACGCGCTCGCGCGCGGCGTGATCACCGCGTCGGCGGGCAACCACGCGCAAGGCGTCGCGTTCTCGGCCGCGCGGATGAACGTGAAGGCGGTGATCGTCGTGCCGGTGACGACGCCGCAGCTGAAGGTGGACGCGGTGCGCGCGCACGGCGGGCCGACCGTCGAGGTGATCCAGGCGGGCGAATCGTACAGCGACGCGTACGCGCACGCGGTGAAGGTGCAGGCCGAGCGCGGCCTCACGTTCGTTCATCCGTTCGACGATCCGTACGTGATCGCGGGCCAGGGCACGGTCGCGATGGGAATCCTGCGCCAGCATCAGGGGCCGATTCACGCGATCTTCGTGCCGATCGGCGGCGGCGGGCTCGCGGCGGGCGTCGCCGCGTACGTGAAGGCGGTGCGCCCCGAGATCAAGGTGATCGGCGTGCAGACCGACGATTCGTGCGCGATGAAGCAATCGCTCGCGGCGGGCAAGCGCGTCGAGCTCGCCGAGGTCGGCCTCTTCTCGGACGGCACGGCGGTCAAGCTCGTCGGCGAGGAGACGTTCCGCCTCTGCGCGGCGTATCTCGACGACGTCGTGACCGTCGACACCGACGCGCTTTGCGCGGCGATCAAGGACGTGTTCCAGGACACGCGCAGCGTGCTCGAGCCGGCCGGCTCGCTCGCCGTCGCGGGCGCGAAGCGGTATGCGGAGCGCGCGGGCATCGAGGGCGAGACGCTCGTCGCGATCACGTCCGGCGCGAACATGAACTTCGACCGGATGCGCTTCGTCGCCGAGCGCGCCGAGGTGGGCGAGGCGCGCGAGGCGGTGTTCGCGGTGACGATCCCCGAGGAGCGCGGCAGCTTCAGGCGCTTCTGCTCGCTCGTCGGCGAGCGCAACGTGACCGAGTTCAACTACCGGATCGCCGATGCGCAATCGGCGCACATCTTCGTCGGGGTGCAGATCCGGCGGCGCGACGAAACGGACGAAATCGCGCGCAACTTCGCCGCGCACGGCTTCACGACCGTCGATCTGTCGGGCGACGAGCTGTCGAAGCAGCACATCCGCTACATGGTGGGCGGCCGCTCGCCGCTCGCGCACGACGAGCGGCTGTTCCGCTTCGAATTTCCCGAGCGGCCGGGCGCGCTGATGAAGTTCCTGTCGTCGATGGCGCCCGACTGGAACATCAGCCTGTTTCACTACCGGAACCAGGGGGCCGATTACAGCTCGATCCTCGTCGGCCTGCAGGTACCGCAGGCGGACCACGCGGCGTTCGACCGCTTTCTCGCGGCGCTCGGCTATCCGTGTCGCGAGGAATCCGGCAATCCCGCCTACCGGCTGTTTCTCGGCTGA
- a CDS encoding DMT family transporter, translated as MSARTNAAFTALLAAALFGATTPLAKTLLGSLTPFMVAGLFYLGSGIGLAAFMLLRRLARGPGASQAGHARLPLAELPWLAGAVAAGGVAGPALLMLGLATTPAATSALLLNLEGVFTAVIAWVVFRENVDAQIFAGMIAIVAGGVLLSWHPGAAGVPLGALLVAAACACWAIDNNLTRKVSTHDAATIACIKGLVAGTVNLGIALALGARLPAAAERAAAMLTGFAGYGVSLVLFVVALRNLGTARTGAYFSVAPLFGVGLSLALWPEWPPRSFWAAAALMAIGIWLHLRERHEHPHTHEALEHSHRHRHDEHHQHAHDFDWDGAEPHTHAHRHTPITHTHAHFPDIHHRHSH; from the coding sequence ATGTCCGCACGCACGAACGCGGCTTTCACCGCTCTGCTCGCCGCCGCGCTGTTCGGCGCCACCACGCCGCTCGCGAAAACGCTGCTCGGCTCGCTCACGCCGTTCATGGTTGCCGGCCTGTTCTATCTCGGCAGCGGCATCGGTCTCGCGGCGTTCATGCTGCTGCGCCGACTCGCGCGCGGCCCCGGCGCATCGCAGGCCGGGCACGCGCGGCTGCCGCTCGCCGAGCTTCCGTGGCTCGCGGGCGCGGTCGCGGCGGGCGGCGTCGCGGGCCCCGCGCTGCTGATGCTCGGCCTCGCGACGACGCCCGCCGCGACGAGCGCGCTGCTGCTCAATCTCGAAGGCGTGTTCACCGCGGTGATCGCGTGGGTCGTGTTTCGCGAGAACGTCGACGCGCAGATCTTCGCCGGCATGATCGCGATCGTCGCGGGCGGCGTGCTGCTGTCTTGGCATCCGGGCGCGGCGGGCGTACCGCTCGGCGCGCTGCTCGTCGCGGCCGCGTGCGCGTGCTGGGCGATCGACAACAACCTGACGCGCAAGGTCTCGACCCACGACGCCGCGACGATCGCATGCATCAAGGGCCTCGTCGCCGGCACGGTCAACCTCGGCATCGCGCTCGCGCTCGGCGCGCGGCTGCCCGCCGCCGCCGAGCGCGCCGCCGCGATGCTGACGGGCTTCGCCGGCTACGGCGTGAGCCTCGTGCTGTTCGTCGTCGCGCTGCGCAATCTCGGCACCGCGCGGACCGGCGCGTACTTCTCGGTCGCGCCGCTGTTCGGCGTCGGGCTGTCGCTCGCGCTATGGCCCGAATGGCCGCCGCGGTCGTTCTGGGCGGCCGCGGCGCTGATGGCGATCGGCATCTGGCTGCACCTGCGCGAGCGCCACGAGCATCCGCATACGCACGAAGCGCTCGAGCACAGCCACCGGCATCGGCACGACGAGCATCATCAGCACGCGCACGACTTCGACTGGGACGGCGCGGAACCGCACACGCATGCGCACCGGCACACGCCGATCACCCATACGCACGCGCATTTCCCGGACATTCATCACCGGCATTCGCACTGA
- a CDS encoding DUF2322 family protein, with product MIQPTVVFKDNLAQLPAIDGIERIDLVDGGGAVIASIENKPGKQGSLAVYHYLREAFGTLDARAAEHGLAVFAEHTADARHRPGAHPNVDRLLAIAAGGDALRIDVVARG from the coding sequence GTGATTCAGCCGACCGTAGTATTCAAGGACAACCTCGCCCAACTGCCCGCGATCGACGGCATCGAGCGCATCGACCTCGTCGACGGCGGCGGCGCGGTGATCGCCAGCATCGAGAACAAGCCGGGCAAGCAAGGCTCCCTGGCGGTCTATCACTATCTGCGCGAGGCGTTCGGCACGCTCGATGCACGAGCCGCCGAGCACGGCCTCGCGGTGTTCGCCGAGCACACCGCCGATGCGCGCCATCGCCCGGGCGCGCATCCGAACGTCGACCGGCTGCTCGCGATCGCGGCGGGCGGCGATGCGCTGCGCATCGACGTCGTCGCGCGAGGCTGA
- a CDS encoding OmpW/AlkL family protein, whose protein sequence is MGDKHRRRRARRDWRAPVSCWLGATLLACAWSAHAQDSGAARWRDGADGIGFFPGGDAPGFDASAWGPVPGDARRAALDAGRGAASNGGAAWSGAPDGAGASAASNAFAAAPNAPRPRKLTDEKIMLGQRVAPAAAPRAEGDDGIGFADAPGGAPADVAASSAACGGGGCAADGAGDGGATRRPPADATPRFIAGVRYDRMPYELHPIDPEMLPDLPEAQGPTLLEQLRGDDSNMIGIGWHYVLSTGRSTPVTTTTAALGIGSFANPGSAVSISNTNTPAFTFTHFFGEHVAAEVVAGIPPKLTMRGHGSIGLPFDKIFSGVQGRLPLVDLGNTQSNPLGTTRAWLGSAVFKYYLGKREDRLRPYVGLGLSYTRFTNTNLNPVFARKLASLGGLLSAGISLGDLQSLLADPGALDRLLQAGANLILPNGVRATANVKSAWTPVFVVGANYQLTRQLSLSTALSYIPLKAAITVDINDSKRILASNTTTLSANVLLCTMLLNYRF, encoded by the coding sequence ATGGGTGACAAGCATCGCCGTCGACGTGCGCGCCGCGACTGGCGCGCCCCGGTGTCCTGCTGGCTCGGCGCGACGCTGCTCGCGTGCGCGTGGTCCGCGCACGCGCAGGACAGCGGCGCGGCGAGGTGGCGCGACGGCGCGGACGGCATCGGCTTCTTTCCGGGCGGCGACGCGCCCGGCTTCGACGCGAGCGCGTGGGGGCCGGTGCCGGGCGACGCGCGTCGCGCGGCGTTGGACGCGGGGCGCGGCGCGGCGTCGAACGGCGGCGCGGCTTGGAGCGGCGCGCCGGACGGGGCGGGCGCGTCGGCGGCATCGAACGCGTTCGCCGCGGCCCCGAACGCGCCGCGTCCGCGCAAGCTGACCGATGAGAAGATCATGCTCGGCCAGCGCGTCGCGCCGGCCGCCGCGCCGCGCGCCGAGGGCGATGACGGCATCGGCTTCGCCGACGCGCCCGGCGGGGCGCCGGCGGACGTCGCGGCGTCATCCGCCGCGTGCGGCGGCGGCGGGTGTGCGGCCGACGGTGCCGGCGACGGCGGCGCGACGCGCCGCCCGCCCGCCGACGCGACGCCGCGCTTCATCGCCGGCGTGCGCTACGACCGGATGCCGTACGAGCTGCACCCGATCGATCCGGAGATGCTGCCCGATTTGCCGGAGGCGCAGGGCCCGACGCTCCTCGAGCAGTTGCGGGGCGACGACAGCAACATGATCGGGATCGGCTGGCACTACGTGCTGTCGACGGGGCGCTCGACGCCCGTGACGACGACGACGGCGGCGCTCGGCATCGGCAGCTTCGCGAATCCGGGCTCCGCGGTGTCGATCAGCAATACGAACACGCCGGCGTTCACGTTCACGCACTTCTTCGGCGAGCACGTCGCGGCCGAGGTTGTCGCGGGGATTCCCCCCAAGCTGACGATGCGCGGGCACGGCAGCATCGGGCTGCCGTTCGACAAGATCTTCTCGGGCGTGCAGGGCCGGTTGCCGCTCGTCGATCTCGGCAACACGCAGAGCAACCCGCTCGGCACGACGCGCGCGTGGCTTGGCTCGGCCGTGTTCAAGTATTACCTCGGCAAGCGCGAGGACCGGCTCCGGCCGTACGTCGGCCTCGGACTCAGCTACACGCGCTTCACGAACACGAACCTGAACCCGGTGTTCGCACGCAAGCTCGCGTCGCTCGGCGGCCTGCTGTCGGCGGGCATCTCGCTTGGCGACCTGCAATCGCTGCTCGCCGATCCGGGCGCGCTCGACCGGCTGCTGCAGGCGGGCGCGAACCTGATCCTGCCGAACGGCGTGCGCGCGACGGCCAACGTGAAAAGCGCATGGACGCCCGTGTTCGTCGTCGGCGCGAACTACCAGCTCACGCGCCAGCTGTCGCTGTCGACCGCGCTGTCGTACATTCCGCTGAAGGCGGCGATCACGGTCGACATCAACGATTCGAAGCGAATCCTCGCGTCGAACACGACGACGCTTTCCGCGAACGTGCTGCTCTGCACGATGCTGCTCAACTACCGGTTCTGA
- the ppk2 gene encoding polyphosphate kinase 2, translating to MDMSEKDTRRDTAPLHERQRRFEEDLVDAYDEELEMELDDRRFDDESLFSPERREARKRYFRELFRLQGELVKLQDWVVSSGHRLVVIFEGRDAAGKGGAIKRITQRLNPRVCRVAALPAPSDRERTQWYFQRYVAHLPAGGEMVLFDRSWYNRAGVERVMNFCTDAEYEEFFRSVPEFEKMLVRSGIQIVKYWFSITDEEQEVRFQNRIEDPLKQWKLSPMDLESRRRWEAYTAAKEEMLMRTHIPEAPWWVVQAVDKKRARLNCIHHLLSLVPYYEIERDSVHLPQREHHDDYIRRPVPGDMIVPEIY from the coding sequence ATGGACATGAGCGAGAAGGACACGCGGCGCGATACCGCGCCGCTGCACGAGCGGCAGCGCCGCTTCGAGGAGGATCTCGTCGACGCGTACGACGAAGAGCTCGAGATGGAGCTCGACGATCGCCGCTTCGACGACGAGTCGCTCTTTTCCCCCGAGCGCCGCGAAGCGCGCAAGCGCTACTTCCGCGAGCTGTTCCGTCTGCAGGGCGAGCTGGTGAAGCTGCAGGACTGGGTGGTGAGCAGCGGGCACCGGCTCGTGGTGATCTTCGAGGGCCGCGACGCGGCGGGCAAGGGCGGCGCGATCAAGCGGATCACGCAGCGCCTGAATCCGCGCGTGTGCCGGGTCGCCGCGCTGCCCGCGCCGAGCGACCGCGAGCGCACGCAGTGGTACTTCCAGCGCTACGTCGCGCATCTGCCCGCGGGCGGCGAGATGGTGCTGTTCGATCGCAGCTGGTACAACCGCGCGGGCGTCGAGCGCGTGATGAACTTCTGCACCGATGCGGAATACGAAGAGTTCTTCCGCTCGGTGCCCGAGTTCGAGAAGATGCTGGTGCGCAGCGGAATCCAGATCGTCAAGTACTGGTTCTCGATCACCGACGAAGAGCAGGAAGTCCGCTTCCAGAACCGCATCGAAGATCCGCTCAAGCAATGGAAGCTGAGCCCGATGGATCTCGAGAGCCGGCGCCGCTGGGAGGCGTACACGGCGGCCAAGGAGGAGATGCTGATGCGCACGCACATTCCGGAGGCGCCGTGGTGGGTCGTGCAGGCGGTCGACAAGAAGCGCGCGCGGCTCAACTGCATCCACCATCTGCTGAGTCTCGTGCCTTACTACGAGATCGAGCGCGATTCGGTGCATCTGCCGCAGCGCGAGCATCACGACGACTACATCCGGCGTCCGGTGCCGGGGGACATGATCGTGCCGGAGATTTACTGA
- a CDS encoding DUF802 domain-containing protein: MSRFHVHLVVFFAGLAAVCWIGAGYAVSNPVALAVTLVIAACYLAGALELRRYQQATSTLAHAVAELSEPPPTLGAWLERLHPSLRHAVRARIEGEHVALPGPALTPYLVGLLVLLGMLGTLIGMVMTLRGTGAALESATDLQAIRASLASPVKGLGFAFGTSIAGVATSAMLGLLSALCRRERLDAAQALDATIATTLRVHSHAHQRDETFRLLQRQADMMPTLVDRLQTMMTALEQQSAASAERQIAGQQAFLGKAEETYARLASSVGQSLMDSVAQSARAAGSALQPVMETTMAGLARETAALHDAVTRAVERQLDGLSAGFEATAANVADVWRHALAEHQRSSDALAERLQGSVDRFAESLDRRSANLLDSVSARFDATASGVAAAWRDALAQQEQANGAHAERNRQALGAAAATFERHSAALLRTIGESHAGLQTQLESRDEQRLTAWTDSLASIAAKLGTEWEHATAQAANRQQTICDALAQTSRDISAQASALEQHAASLLRSIGESHSNLQIALESRDEQRLSAWTDSLASIAAKLGTEWEQATAQAANRQQTICDALAQTARDISAHTQAHASDTIAEISRLVQAASEAPKAAAEVVAELRQKLSDSMVRDTAMLEERSRMLATLETLLDAVNHASTEQRAAVDALVATSSDLLQRVGTQFTDKVGAETDRLGAIAAQVTGSAVEVASLGDALGAAVQSFGESNDKLVAHLQRIEAALDKSLVRSDEQLAYYVAQAREVIDLSMMSQKQIIEELQRAAGKRASAGAEAA; encoded by the coding sequence ATGTCCAGATTTCACGTTCATCTCGTCGTCTTTTTCGCCGGTCTCGCCGCCGTTTGCTGGATCGGCGCCGGCTATGCCGTCTCGAACCCCGTCGCGCTCGCCGTCACGCTGGTCATCGCCGCCTGCTATCTCGCCGGCGCGCTCGAATTGCGCCGCTACCAGCAGGCCACGTCGACGCTCGCGCATGCGGTGGCGGAGCTGTCCGAGCCGCCGCCGACGCTCGGCGCGTGGCTCGAACGGCTGCATCCGAGCCTGCGCCACGCGGTGCGCGCGCGCATCGAAGGCGAGCACGTCGCGCTGCCCGGCCCCGCGCTGACCCCGTATCTGGTCGGCCTGCTCGTGCTGCTCGGCATGCTGGGCACGCTCATCGGGATGGTGATGACGCTCCGAGGCACGGGCGCCGCGCTCGAAAGCGCGACGGACCTGCAAGCGATCCGCGCGTCGCTCGCCTCGCCCGTCAAGGGGCTCGGGTTCGCGTTCGGCACGTCGATCGCCGGCGTGGCGACGTCGGCGATGCTGGGTCTGCTGTCCGCGCTGTGCCGGCGCGAGCGGCTCGATGCCGCGCAAGCGCTCGACGCGACGATCGCGACGACGCTGCGCGTCCATTCGCACGCGCATCAGCGCGACGAAACCTTCAGACTCCTGCAGCGGCAAGCCGACATGATGCCGACGCTCGTCGACCGGTTGCAGACGATGATGACGGCGCTCGAGCAGCAGAGCGCCGCGTCGGCCGAACGGCAGATCGCCGGCCAGCAAGCGTTTCTCGGCAAGGCGGAAGAGACGTACGCGCGCCTCGCGTCGTCGGTCGGCCAATCGCTCATGGACAGCGTCGCGCAAAGCGCGCGCGCCGCCGGCTCGGCGCTGCAACCCGTGATGGAGACCACGATGGCCGGGCTCGCGCGCGAGACGGCCGCGCTGCACGACGCCGTCACGCGCGCGGTGGAGCGGCAGCTTGACGGGCTGTCGGCCGGCTTCGAAGCGACCGCGGCCAACGTCGCGGACGTCTGGCGCCACGCGCTCGCCGAGCATCAGCGCTCGAGCGACGCGCTCGCGGAGCGCCTGCAAGGCTCGGTCGACCGTTTCGCCGAATCGCTCGATCGGCGCTCGGCGAACCTGCTGGACAGCGTTTCGGCACGCTTCGACGCGACGGCGAGCGGCGTGGCGGCGGCGTGGCGCGATGCGCTCGCGCAGCAGGAGCAAGCGAACGGCGCGCACGCCGAGCGCAACCGGCAGGCACTGGGGGCGGCCGCCGCGACGTTCGAGCGGCACTCGGCGGCGCTGCTGCGCACGATCGGCGAGTCGCATGCGGGCCTGCAAACGCAACTCGAATCGCGCGATGAGCAACGCCTGACCGCATGGACCGATTCGCTCGCGTCGATCGCCGCGAAGCTCGGCACGGAGTGGGAGCACGCCACCGCGCAGGCGGCGAACCGTCAACAGACGATCTGCGACGCGCTCGCGCAAACGTCGCGCGACATCTCGGCTCAAGCTTCGGCGCTCGAACAGCACGCCGCATCGCTGCTGCGCTCGATCGGCGAATCGCATTCGAACCTGCAAATCGCGCTCGAATCGCGCGATGAGCAACGCCTGTCGGCATGGACCGATTCGCTCGCGTCGATCGCCGCGAAGCTCGGCACGGAGTGGGAGCAAGCCACCGCGCAAGCGGCGAACCGTCAACAGACGATCTGCGACGCGCTCGCGCAAACCGCACGCGACATCTCCGCCCACACGCAAGCGCACGCGAGCGACACGATCGCCGAGATCTCGCGGCTCGTGCAGGCCGCGTCGGAAGCGCCGAAGGCCGCGGCCGAAGTGGTCGCCGAGCTGCGCCAGAAACTCTCGGACAGCATGGTTCGCGACACCGCGATGCTCGAAGAGCGCAGCCGGATGCTCGCGACGCTCGAAACGCTGCTCGATGCGGTCAATCACGCGTCGACCGAGCAGCGCGCGGCCGTCGATGCGCTCGTCGCGACTTCCTCGGATCTGCTGCAGCGCGTTGGCACACAGTTCACGGACAAGGTCGGCGCCGAGACCGACAGGCTCGGTGCGATCGCCGCGCAGGTCACGGGCAGCGCGGTCGAGGTCGCGAGCCTCGGCGACGCGCTCGGCGCGGCCGTCCAGTCGTTCGGCGAATCGAACGACAAGCTCGTCGCGCACCTGCAACGCATCGAGGCCGCGCTCGACAAGTCGCTCGTCCGCAGCGACGAGCAGCTCGCGTATTACGTCGCGCAGGCGCGCGAGGTGATCGACCTGAGCATGATGTCGCAGAAGCAGATCATCGAAGAGCTGCAGCGCGCGGCCGGCAAGCGCGCATCCGCCGGAGCCGAAGCAGCATGA